The Streptomyces sp. HUAS CB01 genome has a segment encoding these proteins:
- a CDS encoding AraC family transcriptional regulator: MAEGEWARYWQHERLPGIDLLRARYVRHTFPRHSHEGYVFGTITRGVEDVGLPGGVVHAGPGMVVMINPEVPHTARAGVAEGWVYSTLYPSSQVVAEIAAETTTIRGTAGFAATDVVDQQAARLIREVHRAAEEGNALAADSVLRIMVARLLRNHGSSLPAREPLTAGARHAARARAVLEERMEDPPTLQALAAELGTSPFALLRAFRDRYGMPPHTWLTDARVRRARGLLDAGEAPALAAAAVGFADQPHLNRHFTRIVGVPPGAYQRGRGVGRPG, encoded by the coding sequence ATGGCCGAGGGTGAGTGGGCGCGGTACTGGCAGCACGAACGGCTGCCGGGGATCGATCTGCTCCGGGCCCGGTACGTGCGGCACACCTTTCCCCGCCACAGCCACGAGGGCTACGTCTTCGGGACCATCACGCGCGGGGTCGAGGACGTCGGGCTCCCGGGCGGTGTGGTGCACGCCGGGCCGGGCATGGTCGTGATGATCAATCCGGAGGTTCCGCACACCGCCCGGGCCGGGGTGGCGGAGGGCTGGGTGTACTCGACGCTCTACCCGTCGTCCCAGGTGGTGGCAGAGATAGCGGCGGAGACCACGACGATCAGGGGTACCGCCGGCTTCGCGGCGACCGATGTGGTCGACCAGCAGGCGGCCCGGCTGATCCGCGAGGTCCACCGCGCGGCCGAGGAGGGCAACGCGCTCGCCGCCGACAGCGTGCTGCGGATCATGGTGGCGCGGCTGCTGCGCAACCACGGGAGCAGCCTCCCGGCGCGCGAACCGCTCACGGCGGGCGCGCGCCACGCGGCACGCGCCCGGGCGGTGCTGGAGGAGCGGATGGAGGACCCGCCCACGCTCCAGGCCCTCGCCGCCGAGCTGGGCACCAGCCCGTTCGCCCTGCTGCGGGCCTTCCGCGACCGCTACGGGATGCCACCGCACACCTGGCTCACCGACGCGCGCGTCCGGCGGGCCCGGGGGCTGCTGGACGCGGGCGAGGCTCCGGCCCTGGCGGCCGCCGCGGTCGGCTTCGCCGACCAGCCGCACCTCAACCGCCACTTCACACGGATCGTCGGGGTGCCCCCGGGTGCCTATCAGCGGGGGCGAGGGGTCGGCCGGCCGGGGTGA
- a CDS encoding AzlC family ABC transporter permease yields MPEQTASAEIPIDGEGRAAAGGSGPRTTADAPVKADSAVVRDALGVGVAVGLSGFAFGVTAAGAGLDVLQICALSLLVFTGASQFALVGALAAGGNPFTAAAGAFFLGTRNAFYGLRLSQLLAVRRAVRPFAAHWVIDETTAVALAQPTRRAARIGFTVTGLTLYVLWNLTTLLGALGAEAIGDTNAWGLDAAGPAVFLALLAPMLRTTTERVVAGIAVALGLGLLPVLPAGVPVLVAALAAPAVLWWQGRTTTTQRKGTER; encoded by the coding sequence GTGCCAGAACAGACAGCATCAGCAGAAATACCCATCGACGGCGAAGGGCGCGCCGCGGCCGGTGGGTCCGGGCCGCGGACGACCGCCGACGCACCGGTGAAGGCCGACTCCGCCGTCGTGCGGGACGCCCTCGGCGTGGGCGTCGCCGTCGGCCTGTCCGGCTTCGCCTTCGGCGTGACCGCCGCGGGCGCCGGACTCGACGTCCTGCAGATCTGCGCCCTGAGCCTGCTCGTTTTCACCGGCGCCTCGCAGTTCGCCCTGGTCGGCGCGCTCGCCGCGGGCGGCAACCCGTTCACGGCCGCCGCCGGGGCCTTCTTCCTCGGTACCCGCAACGCCTTCTACGGCCTGCGGCTCTCCCAGCTCCTCGCCGTGCGCCGCGCCGTACGTCCCTTCGCCGCCCACTGGGTCATCGACGAGACCACCGCGGTGGCCCTGGCCCAGCCCACCCGCCGGGCCGCGCGGATCGGCTTCACCGTCACCGGGCTCACCCTCTACGTGCTGTGGAACCTCACCACACTGCTCGGTGCGCTCGGCGCCGAGGCCATCGGCGACACGAACGCCTGGGGACTGGACGCGGCCGGGCCCGCGGTCTTCCTGGCCCTGCTGGCCCCCATGCTGCGCACGACGACCGAGCGGGTGGTCGCGGGCATCGCCGTCGCCCTCGGGCTCGGACTGCTGCCGGTGCTCCCCGCCGGAGTGCCGGTGCTCGTCGCGGCGCTCGCCGCGCCCGCCGTCCTCTGGTGGCAGGGCCGGACGACCACCACCCAGCGGAAGGGAACGGAGCGTTGA
- a CDS encoding AzlD domain-containing protein → MNVWIAIGVTAAACYLVKLAGLLVPAGVLERPLVQRLAALLPVALLAALTAQQTFGAGDAVVLDARAAGLAAAAVALVLRAPFLVVVAAAVAVTAGVRALGG, encoded by the coding sequence TTGAACGTCTGGATCGCGATCGGAGTGACCGCCGCCGCCTGCTACCTCGTCAAACTCGCGGGCCTGCTGGTGCCGGCCGGTGTGCTGGAGCGCCCGCTCGTCCAGCGGCTCGCCGCCCTGCTCCCGGTCGCCCTGCTGGCGGCGCTCACCGCCCAGCAGACCTTCGGTGCGGGCGACGCGGTGGTGCTGGACGCGCGTGCGGCCGGACTGGCCGCTGCGGCCGTCGCGCTGGTCCTCAGGGCGCCGTTCCTCGTCGTGGTCGCCGCCGCCGTGGCGGTGACCGCGGGGGTGCGTGCCCTCGGGGGCTGA
- a CDS encoding DUF3046 domain-containing protein: MRLTIFWERMEEHFGAVYADSFARDHVMTELGGRTVHEALAAGWETKDVWRGVCAAVGIPADKR; this comes from the coding sequence ATGCGGTTGACGATTTTCTGGGAGCGGATGGAAGAGCACTTCGGTGCGGTGTACGCCGACTCCTTCGCACGCGACCATGTGATGACCGAGCTCGGGGGCCGTACGGTGCACGAGGCACTGGCCGCCGGCTGGGAGACGAAGGACGTCTGGCGCGGGGTCTGCGCCGCGGTCGGCATCCCCGCGGACAAGCGCTGA
- a CDS encoding AI-2E family transporter, with amino-acid sequence MPRWLPRAMVLALALYGCFQLGSWAFHQLIGLLINVLIAFFLALAIEPAVGRMAARGVRRGIATFLVFIVVLAASVGFVVALGSMLAGQIVEMVEDFPQYLDQVINWINKTFHSELSRVAIQDSLLRSDWLQKYVQNSATGVLDVSATVLGGLFKLLTIFLFSFYFAADGPRLRRALCSVLPPSKQAEVLRAWEIAVDKTGGYLYSRGLMALISGVAHYVLLAMLDVPYAPALAMWVGLVSQFIPTIGTYLAGALPMLIAFTINPWYALWVLGFVLIYQQFENYVLQPKLTAKTVDIHPAVAFGSVIAGTALLGAVGALIAIPAVATLQAFLGAYVKRYTVTEDPRVHGHRRHGEAVLARVQRALRSKKDGTAAEGESGA; translated from the coding sequence ATGCCCCGCTGGCTGCCCCGGGCCATGGTGCTGGCGCTGGCGCTCTACGGCTGTTTCCAGCTCGGCAGCTGGGCCTTCCACCAGCTGATCGGCCTGCTGATCAACGTGCTGATCGCGTTCTTCCTGGCGCTCGCGATCGAGCCGGCCGTGGGCCGGATGGCGGCCCGCGGGGTGCGTCGCGGCATCGCCACGTTCCTCGTCTTCATCGTGGTGCTGGCCGCGAGCGTGGGCTTCGTCGTGGCGCTCGGCTCGATGCTGGCCGGTCAGATCGTCGAGATGGTCGAGGACTTCCCCCAGTACCTGGACCAGGTGATCAACTGGATCAACAAGACCTTCCACAGCGAACTGTCGAGAGTCGCGATCCAGGACAGCCTGCTGCGTTCCGACTGGCTGCAGAAGTACGTGCAGAACAGCGCGACCGGCGTGCTCGACGTCTCGGCGACGGTGCTCGGCGGGCTGTTCAAGCTGCTGACGATCTTCCTCTTCTCCTTCTACTTCGCGGCGGACGGGCCGAGGCTGCGGCGCGCGCTGTGCTCGGTGCTGCCGCCGTCGAAGCAGGCCGAGGTGCTGCGGGCCTGGGAGATCGCCGTCGACAAGACCGGCGGCTATCTGTACTCGCGCGGGCTGATGGCGCTGATCTCGGGCGTCGCCCACTACGTGCTGCTGGCGATGCTGGATGTGCCGTACGCCCCTGCGCTGGCCATGTGGGTGGGGCTGGTGTCGCAGTTCATCCCCACCATCGGCACGTATCTCGCGGGCGCGCTGCCGATGCTGATCGCCTTCACGATCAACCCCTGGTACGCGCTGTGGGTGCTGGGCTTCGTGCTGATCTACCAGCAGTTCGAGAACTACGTGCTGCAGCCGAAGCTGACCGCCAAGACGGTGGACATCCATCCGGCGGTGGCGTTCGGATCAGTCATCGCCGGTACCGCGCTGCTGGGAGCCGTCGGCGCGCTGATCGCGATCCCGGCCGTCGCCACGCTGCAGGCGTTCCTCGGCGCGTATGTGAAGCGCTACACCGTGACGGAGGACCCGCGGGTCCACGGGCACCGGAGACACGGTGAGGCGGTGCTCGCCCGGGTCCAGCGGGCGCTGCGCAGCAAGAAGGACGGGACGGCGGCCGAGGGGGAGAGCGGCGCCTGA
- the recA gene encoding recombinase RecA, whose translation MAGTDREKALDAALAQIERQFGKGAVMRMGERSREPIEVIPTGSTALDVALGVGGLPRGRVVEIYGPESSGKTTLTLHAVANAQKAGGQVAFVDAEHALDPEYAKKLGVDIDNLILSQPDNGEQALEIVDMLVRSGALDLIVIDSVAALVPRAEIEGEMGDSHVGLQARLMSQALRKITSALNQSKTTAIFINQLREKIGVMFGSPETTTGGRALKFYASVRIDIRRIETLKDGTEAVGNRTRCKVVKNKVAPPFKQAEFDILYGQGISREGGLIDMGVEHGFVRKAGAWYTYEGDQLGQGKENARNFLKDNPDLADEIEKKIKEKLGVGVSSTEAPAAEPGADATSAGAPADAPAKSVPAPATKAAKATKTAAAAKG comes from the coding sequence ATGGCAGGAACCGACCGCGAGAAGGCGCTCGACGCCGCGCTCGCGCAGATTGAACGACAGTTCGGCAAGGGCGCCGTGATGCGCATGGGCGAGCGGTCGAGGGAGCCCATCGAGGTCATCCCGACCGGCTCGACGGCGCTCGACGTCGCGCTCGGCGTCGGTGGCCTGCCGCGCGGCCGTGTGGTGGAGATCTACGGCCCGGAGTCCTCCGGCAAGACGACTCTGACCCTGCACGCCGTCGCCAACGCGCAGAAGGCGGGCGGCCAGGTCGCCTTCGTCGACGCGGAGCACGCCCTCGACCCCGAGTACGCGAAGAAGCTCGGCGTCGACATCGACAACCTCATCCTGTCCCAGCCGGACAACGGTGAGCAGGCGCTCGAGATCGTCGACATGCTGGTCCGCTCCGGTGCGCTCGACCTCATCGTCATCGACTCCGTCGCCGCGCTCGTGCCGCGTGCGGAGATCGAGGGCGAGATGGGCGACTCCCATGTCGGTCTCCAGGCCCGGCTGATGAGCCAGGCCCTGCGGAAGATCACCAGCGCGCTCAACCAGTCCAAGACCACGGCGATCTTCATCAACCAGCTGCGCGAGAAGATCGGCGTGATGTTCGGCTCGCCCGAGACCACGACCGGTGGCCGCGCGCTGAAGTTCTACGCCTCGGTGCGCATCGACATCCGCCGCATCGAGACCCTGAAGGACGGCACCGAGGCCGTCGGCAACCGCACCCGCTGCAAGGTCGTGAAGAACAAGGTCGCGCCGCCGTTCAAGCAGGCCGAGTTCGACATCCTCTACGGCCAGGGCATCAGCCGTGAGGGCGGGCTGATCGACATGGGCGTGGAGCACGGCTTCGTCCGCAAGGCCGGCGCCTGGTACACGTACGAGGGCGACCAGCTCGGCCAGGGCAAGGAGAACGCGCGGAACTTCCTGAAGGACAACCCCGACCTCGCCGACGAGATCGAGAAGAAGATCAAGGAGAAGCTGGGCGTCGGAGTGAGCAGCACCGAGGCCCCGGCTGCCGAGCCCGGCGCGGACGCGACGAGCGCAGGCGCTCCGGCCGATGCTCCCGCCAAGTCGGTGCCCGCGCCCGCCACCAAGGCGGCGAAGGCCACCAAGACGGCTGCGGCGGCCAAGGGCTGA
- a CDS encoding rhodanese-like domain-containing protein: MAVSERPVGIDELLERVREGLDRVEPREAFDAAADGALLVDIRYAALRDRDGLIPGALVVERNELEWRLDPLGSHRAPQATSHDLRVVVVCNEGYASSLAAVSLRQLGLHRATDLIGGFQAWRAEGLPVSEPGVAARGGLRK; this comes from the coding sequence CTGGCAGTGAGTGAACGGCCGGTGGGTATCGACGAGTTGCTCGAACGGGTACGAGAGGGGCTGGACCGGGTCGAACCGCGTGAGGCGTTCGACGCGGCCGCTGACGGTGCCCTGCTTGTCGACATCCGCTACGCGGCACTGCGCGACCGGGACGGCCTGATCCCCGGCGCGCTCGTCGTCGAACGCAATGAGCTCGAGTGGCGGCTGGACCCACTGGGCAGCCATCGCGCGCCGCAGGCCACCAGCCATGACCTGCGTGTCGTGGTCGTCTGCAACGAGGGGTACGCCTCGTCCCTCGCGGCGGTCTCGCTCCGGCAGCTCGGGCTGCACCGCGCGACCGATCTGATCGGCGGTTTCCAGGCGTGGCGTGCGGAGGGCCTGCCGGTGAGCGAGCCGGGGGTGGCGGCCCGGGGCGGGTTGCGAAAGTAG
- a CDS encoding cysteine dioxygenase, translating to MTQSVPVPTQAAAPTAAALLDFVRRAAADTELIASLPLDPEGRTWVRLEGPGGSEAWLIAWPPGTGTGWHDHAESVGAFATASGELKENSLAVRLPASGWKTLELAEDVDRERRLGPGVGRAFGRHHVHEVLNESTTEHAISVHAYHPPLPLLRRFSRTGAMLRLEQVERPEDWQ from the coding sequence GTGACCCAGTCTGTCCCCGTACCCACGCAAGCGGCCGCGCCGACCGCGGCCGCCCTCCTCGACTTCGTGCGGCGCGCCGCTGCCGACACCGAACTGATCGCCTCGCTGCCACTGGACCCCGAGGGCCGCACCTGGGTGCGACTGGAAGGGCCCGGCGGCAGTGAGGCGTGGCTGATCGCCTGGCCTCCTGGCACCGGCACCGGTTGGCACGACCACGCGGAGTCGGTCGGCGCCTTCGCCACCGCGTCGGGCGAGCTGAAGGAGAACTCCCTCGCGGTCCGGCTCCCCGCGAGCGGATGGAAGACCCTGGAGCTGGCGGAGGACGTCGACCGGGAACGGCGCCTCGGCCCCGGCGTGGGGCGGGCGTTCGGCAGGCACCATGTCCACGAGGTGCTCAACGAGTCCACGACGGAGCATGCGATCTCGGTCCACGCGTACCATCCGCCGCTGCCGCTGCTCCGGCGGTTCAGCAGGACCGGCGCGATGCTCCGTCTCGAGCAGGTCGAGCGTCCGGAGGACTGGCAGTGA
- a CDS encoding putative leader peptide has product MTDTDVRLWRRVHMDLLRYAGCVCRPSC; this is encoded by the coding sequence GTGACCGACACCGATGTGCGCCTGTGGCGGAGGGTCCACATGGACCTGCTCCGCTACGCGGGCTGCGTGTGTCGACCGTCCTGCTGA
- a CDS encoding FAD-dependent monooxygenase gives MDPVIVVGAGPVGLVLSLALAAQGVPSVVIDEGEGKDGPRPARTVVLRADTAALAERLGCATIRDEGARWVGWRSLRRKQELRRVEFQGEDLPAPVHLPQHALMRGLRDAVDTNGLVQVATHSRLDALEQDGSGVTAHTRGPEATWWRGSFLVGCDGARSTVRKLLGIRFPGRTAVERHAVAALRTELPWPGEGVLHRLPPWRAVGDEVTARPLPDGVWRLDWLLPARGELVTPDALVSRVRDTLAGWCDGPPQYDLLDTGVHTLHHRLARRWRVDRAFLAGDAAHLLGAVGTQGVDEGVRDADNLAWKLAQAWHHGASDTLLDSYQAERRTAVAARLRAADQSLPILRGTGGLRTYLPGAARGHDTLLTDGHLGLGALGAPPAYPYSPLAAPYTEAHTAVGTPVGAPVSDVAVTTPDGTTSRLRDRLGRARLLVVLIAPGTGVWDRRHWVTAGVMPRLASTVSELPARAELLVAESYPGASAHTVLLVRPDGHLVAAFGGVRPAELHAAADAVRGGAPGASEARSEHAAARSD, from the coding sequence GTGGACCCGGTGATCGTCGTCGGCGCGGGTCCGGTCGGGCTCGTGCTCTCCCTCGCCCTCGCCGCTCAGGGCGTGCCCTCCGTGGTCATCGACGAGGGTGAGGGCAAGGACGGGCCGCGCCCCGCGCGCACCGTCGTCCTGCGCGCCGACACCGCGGCCCTCGCCGAACGGCTGGGCTGCGCGACGATCCGTGACGAAGGGGCCCGCTGGGTCGGCTGGCGTTCACTGCGCCGCAAGCAGGAGCTGCGCCGGGTGGAGTTCCAGGGGGAGGATCTGCCCGCGCCCGTGCACCTCCCGCAGCACGCGCTGATGCGGGGGCTGCGGGACGCCGTGGACACCAACGGCCTGGTGCAGGTCGCCACGCACAGCCGGCTCGACGCCCTGGAGCAGGACGGAAGCGGCGTCACCGCACACACTCGCGGGCCCGAGGCGACCTGGTGGCGCGGGAGTTTCCTGGTCGGCTGCGACGGGGCCAGGTCGACGGTCAGGAAGCTGCTCGGGATCCGCTTCCCCGGCCGGACCGCCGTGGAACGCCACGCCGTCGCGGCCCTGCGCACCGAACTCCCCTGGCCCGGCGAAGGCGTGCTGCACCGACTGCCGCCGTGGCGCGCGGTCGGCGACGAGGTGACCGCACGGCCGCTGCCCGACGGCGTCTGGCGGCTGGACTGGCTGCTGCCCGCACGCGGCGAACTGGTCACGCCCGACGCGCTGGTGTCACGGGTCCGGGACACCCTGGCGGGCTGGTGCGACGGGCCGCCGCAGTACGACCTGCTCGACACCGGGGTCCACACCCTGCACCACCGGCTGGCCCGGCGGTGGCGGGTGGACCGGGCCTTTCTCGCCGGGGACGCGGCCCATCTCCTCGGCGCGGTCGGCACCCAGGGCGTCGACGAGGGGGTGCGCGACGCCGACAACCTGGCGTGGAAGCTGGCCCAGGCCTGGCACCACGGCGCCTCCGACACCCTGCTCGACAGCTACCAGGCGGAACGGCGCACCGCGGTGGCGGCACGGCTGCGGGCCGCCGACCAGTCCCTGCCGATACTGCGCGGCACCGGCGGCCTGCGCACCTATCTGCCGGGCGCCGCCCGTGGGCACGACACCCTGCTGACGGACGGGCATCTGGGGCTCGGCGCGCTCGGCGCGCCCCCCGCATATCCGTACTCCCCCCTCGCGGCCCCGTACACCGAGGCGCACACCGCGGTCGGTACGCCGGTCGGCGCACCGGTCTCGGACGTCGCCGTGACGACCCCCGACGGCACGACCTCCCGGCTGCGGGACCGGCTGGGCAGGGCCCGGCTGCTGGTCGTGCTGATCGCTCCCGGCACGGGGGTGTGGGACCGGCGCCACTGGGTGACGGCGGGCGTCATGCCCCGGCTCGCCTCGACGGTGTCGGAGCTGCCCGCTCGGGCGGAGCTGCTCGTCGCCGAGTCCTATCCGGGGGCTTCGGCGCACACGGTGCTGCTGGTCAGGCCGGACGGACACCTCGTGGCGGCCTTCGGCGGCGTGCGTCCGGCCGAGCTGCACGCGGCGGCCGACGCGGTGCGCGGGGGTGCGCCCGGAGCCTCGGAGGCACGCTCCGAGCACGCCGCCGCCCGTTCGGACTGA
- a CDS encoding amino acid ABC transporter permease, with translation MTSVLYDAPGTRAKRRNIGYTALFLAVLALVVWWVYDGLSSKGQLDWVKWEPFFTSSQPYTTYLWPGLQNTLIAATFALAIALPLGAVFGIARLSDHRSVRGVAGTVVEFFRAIPVLILMLFANAAYSDFTDISSDVRPLYAVVTGLVLYNASVLAEIVRAGIQSLPRGQTDAAKAIGMRKGQTMRHVLLPQSVTAMLPAIVSQMVVIVKDTALGGAMLSFSELLASVRPMSANYGANTIASFTVVAVIFVALNFALTSAAGWLERRLRRGKKTTGAVVHAGPGGGLETVGPADGISTQGDFKSDA, from the coding sequence ATGACTTCCGTTCTCTACGACGCGCCGGGCACGCGTGCCAAGCGGCGCAACATCGGCTACACCGCCCTGTTCCTGGCCGTGCTCGCCCTGGTCGTGTGGTGGGTCTACGACGGTCTGAGCTCCAAGGGCCAGCTCGACTGGGTCAAGTGGGAGCCGTTCTTCACGAGCTCCCAGCCATACACGACCTACCTCTGGCCGGGACTGCAGAACACGCTGATCGCCGCGACCTTCGCGCTGGCCATCGCACTGCCGCTCGGTGCGGTCTTCGGCATCGCCCGGCTCTCCGACCACCGTTCGGTCCGCGGCGTCGCGGGGACGGTCGTGGAGTTCTTCCGCGCCATCCCCGTGCTGATCCTGATGCTGTTCGCCAACGCGGCCTACTCCGACTTCACCGACATCAGCAGCGATGTGCGCCCGCTGTACGCGGTGGTCACTGGTCTGGTGCTGTACAACGCCTCGGTCCTCGCCGAGATCGTCCGGGCCGGTATCCAGTCCCTGCCGCGCGGCCAGACGGACGCCGCCAAGGCGATCGGCATGCGCAAGGGCCAGACGATGCGGCACGTGCTGCTGCCGCAGTCGGTGACGGCCATGCTTCCGGCGATCGTCAGCCAGATGGTCGTCATCGTGAAGGACACCGCTCTGGGCGGCGCGATGCTCTCCTTCTCCGAGCTCCTGGCCTCGGTGCGGCCGATGAGCGCCAACTACGGCGCCAACACGATCGCCAGCTTCACCGTCGTCGCCGTCATCTTCGTCGCCCTGAACTTCGCCCTCACCTCCGCCGCGGGGTGGCTGGAGCGCAGACTGCGGCGCGGCAAGAAGACCACGGGCGCCGTCGTCCACGCCGGCCCCGGCGGCGGACTGGAGACCGTGGGACCCGCCGACGGTATCTCCACACAGGGTGATTTCAAGTCTGACGCCTGA
- a CDS encoding amino acid ABC transporter permease — MFDFLDMDALLGAFWVTVKLTVYSAIGSLIWGTLLAGMRVSPVPLMRAVGTAYVNVVRNIPLTVVILFTSLGLFQTLGVTLGGDDFTVINFRLAVLGLIAYTAAFVCEALRSGINTVPVGQAEAARALGLSFSQVLTLIVLPQAFRSVVNPLANVLIALTKNTTVASVIGVAEASLLMKEWIETYAALIPIVAVFAFGFICLTLPTGLVLGWVSKKVAVKR; from the coding sequence GTGTTCGACTTTCTTGATATGGACGCCCTGCTGGGCGCCTTCTGGGTGACGGTGAAGCTCACCGTCTACTCGGCCATCGGCTCCCTCATATGGGGAACGCTGCTGGCCGGCATGCGGGTCAGCCCGGTGCCGCTGATGCGGGCCGTCGGCACCGCGTACGTGAACGTCGTGCGTAACATCCCGCTCACCGTCGTCATCCTCTTCACATCGCTGGGGCTCTTCCAGACGCTGGGCGTCACCCTGGGCGGGGACGACTTCACGGTGATCAACTTCCGGCTGGCGGTGCTCGGCCTGATCGCGTACACCGCGGCCTTCGTGTGCGAGGCGCTGCGGTCCGGCATCAACACCGTGCCCGTCGGCCAGGCGGAGGCGGCCCGCGCCCTGGGACTGAGCTTCTCGCAGGTACTCACGCTCATCGTCCTCCCCCAGGCCTTCCGGTCGGTCGTCAACCCGCTGGCGAACGTGCTGATCGCCCTGACCAAGAACACCACCGTCGCCTCGGTGATCGGTGTCGCCGAGGCCTCGCTCCTGATGAAGGAGTGGATCGAGACGTACGCCGCCCTGATCCCGATCGTCGCGGTCTTCGCGTTCGGCTTCATCTGCCTGACGCTGCCGACCGGACTGGTCCTCGGCTGGGTGAGCAAGAAGGTGGCGGTGAAGCGATGA
- a CDS encoding glutamate ABC transporter substrate-binding protein — protein MKLRKASAAAAAAVALALTVTACGSGKKDDAAGGGSAGGGDKITIGIKIDQPGIGLKTPDGKYQGFDVDVAKYVAKELGYEEGDIVFKETKSADRETAIERGDVKFIVASYSINDKRLAKVDFAGPYLLAHQDILVRADDDSIKSPADLNNKKLCSVTGSTSAQNVKDKLAPKAQLQEFGGYSECLTGLENKVVDALTTDDSILAGYAAQESFKGKFKLAGFKMSNENYGIGLKKGDTELKDKINKALEKMVQDKSWDKAVEAHFGPAGYKNEPAPKIGNIVK, from the coding sequence ATGAAGCTCCGTAAGGCCTCCGCCGCCGCGGCCGCCGCAGTCGCGCTCGCTCTGACCGTCACCGCCTGTGGCTCCGGCAAGAAGGACGACGCGGCCGGCGGCGGTTCCGCCGGCGGCGGCGACAAGATCACGATCGGTATCAAGATCGACCAGCCGGGCATCGGCCTGAAGACCCCGGACGGCAAGTACCAGGGCTTCGACGTGGACGTGGCCAAGTACGTGGCCAAGGAGCTCGGTTACGAAGAGGGCGACATCGTCTTCAAGGAGACCAAGAGCGCCGACCGCGAGACCGCGATCGAGCGCGGCGACGTCAAGTTCATCGTCGCCTCGTACTCGATCAACGACAAGCGCCTGGCCAAGGTGGACTTCGCCGGCCCGTACCTGCTGGCCCACCAGGACATCCTCGTCCGCGCCGACGACGACTCCATCAAGTCCCCGGCCGACCTGAACAACAAGAAGCTCTGCTCGGTCACCGGTTCGACCTCGGCGCAGAACGTCAAGGACAAGCTCGCCCCGAAGGCGCAGCTCCAGGAGTTCGGCGGCTACTCCGAGTGCCTGACCGGCCTGGAGAACAAGGTCGTCGACGCGCTCACCACCGACGACTCCATCCTCGCCGGCTACGCCGCGCAGGAGTCCTTCAAGGGCAAGTTCAAGCTCGCCGGCTTCAAGATGAGCAACGAGAACTACGGCATCGGCCTGAAGAAGGGCGACACCGAGCTCAAGGACAAGATCAACAAGGCGCTGGAGAAGATGGTCCAGGACAAGTCCTGGGACAAGGCCGTGGAGGCCCACTTCGGCCCGGCCGGCTACAAGAACGAGCCCGCCCCGAAGATCGGCAACATCGTCAAGTAA